The Streptosporangiales bacterium genome contains a region encoding:
- a CDS encoding alpha/beta hydrolase fold domain-containing protein yields the protein MVPSTTWRTAASVESVGMSVSSRSATVCIAFAYSTRVSSGTAKSAASIAARPDAAPQSPLHGDLHGLPPLLLAVGSSEVLLDDARRFAATAARAGVPVELEIYDGLAHGFHLAMLADPPPPAAALRQRLTDWSRAW from the coding sequence ATGGTGCCTAGTACGACGTGGCGTACGGCGGCCTCGGTGGAGTCTGTGGGGATGTCGGTCAGCTCGCGTTCGGCGACCGTGTGCATCGCGTTCGCGTACTCGACCAGGGTGTCGTCGGGGACGGCGAAGTCGGCCGCTTCGATCGCGGCGAGACCGGACGCCGCACCGCAGTCGCCGCTGCACGGCGACCTGCACGGCCTGCCGCCGCTGCTGCTCGCGGTCGGTTCGAGCGAGGTGCTGCTCGACGACGCCCGTCGGTTCGCCGCGACGGCCGCGCGCGCCGGCGTACCCGTCGAGCTGGAGATCTACGACGGGCTGGCGCACGGCTTCCACCTGGCGATGCTGGCCGACCCGCCACCACCTGCCGCCGCGCTCCGCCAGCGACTGACCGACTGGAGCCGGGCGTGGTGA
- a CDS encoding acyl-CoA dehydrogenase: MDFTLTDDQQALARSVAELCAKFPEEYWNKADQDDRYPTEFVEALTKAGYLAVLVPEEYGGGGGTLTDAAVILEEVNKSGGTGLPAHAQMYTMGTILRHGNEEQKQRWLPDIAAGKLRLQSFAITEPDAGSDTTSITTTAVPDGDEYVINGSKMWTSRVEHTDLMLILTRTTPKRDVAKKTDGISTFVVDLREAGDAVEVQPIRTMVPHETYSLFINDLRVPAANLVGEEGKGFRYILSGMNAERVLVASEVLGDGYWLVRKAAEYATQREVFDRPIGSNQAVQFPIAQAYAQLEAASLMRYKAAAAFENGEQPGMEANSAKLLASQATWEAANAAMTAFGGYGVADEYGIHRKFREARFQLIAPISNNLVLGYIGTHVLGMPRSY, from the coding sequence ATGGACTTCACCCTCACCGACGACCAGCAGGCGTTGGCTCGCAGCGTCGCCGAGCTGTGCGCCAAGTTCCCCGAGGAGTACTGGAACAAGGCCGACCAGGACGACAGGTATCCCACCGAGTTCGTCGAGGCACTCACCAAGGCCGGCTACCTCGCGGTGCTCGTCCCCGAGGAGTACGGCGGTGGCGGCGGCACGTTGACCGACGCCGCGGTGATCCTGGAAGAGGTCAACAAGTCCGGCGGCACCGGCCTCCCCGCGCACGCGCAGATGTACACGATGGGCACCATCCTGCGACACGGCAACGAGGAGCAGAAGCAGCGGTGGCTACCCGACATCGCCGCTGGAAAGCTGCGACTGCAGTCGTTCGCCATCACCGAGCCGGACGCCGGCTCCGACACCACGAGCATCACCACCACCGCGGTGCCAGACGGCGACGAGTACGTCATCAACGGCAGCAAGATGTGGACGTCCAGGGTCGAGCACACCGACCTGATGCTGATCCTCACCCGTACCACGCCGAAGCGGGACGTCGCGAAGAAGACCGACGGGATCAGCACGTTCGTCGTCGACCTCCGCGAGGCGGGCGACGCCGTCGAGGTGCAGCCGATCCGCACCATGGTGCCGCACGAGACGTACTCCCTCTTCATCAACGACCTGCGGGTGCCGGCGGCGAACCTCGTCGGCGAGGAAGGCAAGGGCTTCCGCTACATCCTCAGCGGCATGAACGCCGAGCGCGTGCTGGTGGCGTCCGAGGTGCTCGGCGACGGTTACTGGCTGGTGCGCAAGGCGGCGGAGTACGCGACGCAGCGCGAGGTGTTCGACCGGCCGATCGGCTCGAACCAGGCAGTGCAGTTCCCCATCGCCCAGGCGTACGCCCAGCTCGAGGCGGCCAGCCTCATGCGCTACAAGGCGGCCGCGGCATTTGAGAACGGTGAGCAGCCGGGCATGGAGGCCAACTCGGCGAAGCTGCTCGCGTCGCAGGCCACCTGGGAGGCCGCGAACGCGGCCATGACGGCGTTCGGCGGCTACGGCGTCGCGGACGAGTACGGCATCCACCGCAAGTTCAGGGAGGCCCGCTTCCAGCTGATCGCACCGATCAGCAACAACCTGGTGCTCGGCTACATCGGCACGCACGTGCTCGGCATGCCGCGGTCGTACTGA
- a CDS encoding SDR family oxidoreductase, with protein sequence MVDASAPLALVTGSASGIGLAIGQALLDSGHRVLGLDLTAADDGTPFARTYACDITDEQRVRAVAAEIAADEGEVTALVHCAGWSPHGNFLDSTPESDERVVAVNYLGLLHLVRTFAPPMVAARNGRIVVIASDAARIGVRGEAVYAGAKAAEIAFAKSLAVELARSQVTVNVVSPGTTNTPLLREMLTDEQIEKRRRANPMQRIGEPADVAAAAEFFTRPESSYITGQVLSVNGGMARVD encoded by the coding sequence ATGGTCGACGCATCCGCACCGTTGGCGCTCGTCACCGGTTCGGCCAGCGGCATCGGCCTGGCCATCGGCCAGGCGCTGCTCGACAGCGGTCACCGCGTGCTCGGCCTCGACCTCACCGCCGCGGACGATGGCACGCCCTTCGCCCGCACCTACGCGTGCGACATCACGGACGAGCAGCGCGTGCGGGCCGTCGCAGCCGAGATCGCGGCCGACGAGGGCGAAGTCACGGCGCTCGTGCACTGCGCCGGCTGGTCACCGCACGGCAACTTCCTCGACTCGACGCCCGAGTCCGACGAGCGCGTGGTGGCCGTCAACTACCTGGGCCTGCTGCACCTCGTACGGACGTTCGCGCCGCCGATGGTCGCGGCGAGGAACGGACGCATCGTCGTCATCGCGTCGGACGCTGCGCGCATCGGAGTGCGCGGCGAGGCAGTGTACGCGGGTGCCAAGGCGGCCGAGATCGCGTTCGCCAAGTCGCTGGCCGTGGAGCTTGCTCGGTCACAGGTGACGGTGAACGTCGTGTCTCCCGGCACGACGAACACGCCGCTGCTACGGGAGATGCTCACCGACGAGCAGATCGAGAAGCGCCGCCGCGCGAACCCGATGCAGCGCATCGGCGAGCCGGCGGACGTCGCAGCGGCGGCTGAGTTCTTCACCCGGCCGGAGAGCAGCTACATCACCGGACAGGTGTTGAGCGTCAATGGCGGCATGGCCCGGGTCGACTGA
- the caiD gene encoding crotonobetainyl-CoA hydratase yields MADPVRIDVDDGVLVVTLDRPKANAIDVATSQALYEAFALLQSDDALRVAVLIGAGDRFFSAGWDLKAAAAGEGIDADHGPGGFAGLTEFFDLGKPVIAAVNGLALGGGLELALAADLVVAADHAEFALPEVSLGMVADSGGVLRLPKRLPTAVATELLLTGRRMPAAEASSWGLVNRVVPADELLPAALDLAHAIRAGAPLAIAAVKEITAATAALRVDEGYALLRSGTLPTYQAMLTSTDAAEGPQAFAERHPPRWTGH; encoded by the coding sequence GAAAGCCAACGCGATCGACGTCGCCACGAGCCAGGCGCTCTACGAGGCGTTCGCCCTGCTGCAGTCCGACGACGCGCTGCGGGTCGCGGTGCTGATCGGCGCGGGCGACAGGTTCTTCTCCGCCGGCTGGGACCTCAAGGCGGCCGCGGCCGGCGAGGGGATCGACGCCGACCACGGCCCAGGCGGGTTCGCCGGCCTCACCGAGTTCTTCGACCTGGGCAAGCCGGTGATCGCCGCGGTGAACGGACTCGCCCTCGGCGGCGGCCTCGAGCTGGCCCTCGCCGCCGACCTCGTCGTGGCGGCCGACCACGCCGAGTTCGCGCTGCCCGAGGTGTCGCTCGGCATGGTCGCAGACTCCGGCGGCGTCCTACGGCTACCGAAGCGACTGCCAACCGCCGTCGCGACCGAGCTGCTGCTCACCGGCCGCCGCATGCCCGCCGCCGAGGCCAGCAGCTGGGGCCTGGTCAACCGTGTCGTCCCCGCCGACGAGCTGCTGCCGGCAGCCCTGGACCTCGCCCACGCGATCCGCGCGGGCGCCCCACTCGCGATAGCGGCGGTCAAGGAGATCACCGCAGCCACAGCAGCACTACGGGTAGACGAGGGCTACGCACTGCTTCGCAGCGGCACCCTGCCCACCTACCAAGCCATGCTCACCTCCACCGACGCCGCCGAAGGCCCGCAAGCCTTCGCCGAACGCCACCCACCCCGCTGGACCGGCCACTGA
- a CDS encoding LLM class flavin-dependent oxidoreductase, protein MTAVELGYFVNPEYEKGVDVRRATEEQRETVRLCHQLGLRAVIVGEHFSRQDSVWLPPLHLLGRICDQGEGMLFGTGVLAAPLHNPVVLAEQAAYLDGLTEGNFALGLSAGWNAHEFASLSVPMAGRGQAVHETVEILRALWRTEGPVSYAGSRYSVTDVELGLRPVSQGGPPIWLGASSPRALRRAAQLGDAWLATSHLPPGDVATQAEQYRTYLSEAGRTLPATRPGLRNIYVGRTMESAIRDAGPYLTSSYSMFDSWGLFAEVLDQAGDAVDYEKAAQRAVIGDPETVAAQLVDFVGASDVNLLLARTQWLGMDHRNIMASLELLATEVMPRVNSALGQGER, encoded by the coding sequence ATGACCGCCGTCGAGCTTGGCTACTTCGTCAACCCCGAGTACGAGAAGGGGGTCGACGTACGCCGCGCCACCGAGGAGCAACGCGAGACCGTACGGCTGTGCCACCAGCTCGGGCTGCGCGCAGTCATCGTCGGCGAGCACTTCTCCCGCCAGGACTCCGTGTGGCTGCCGCCGCTGCACCTGCTCGGCCGCATCTGCGACCAGGGCGAGGGCATGCTGTTCGGCACCGGCGTGCTCGCCGCGCCGTTGCACAACCCGGTGGTGCTCGCGGAGCAGGCGGCGTACCTCGACGGGCTCACCGAAGGTAACTTTGCGCTCGGCCTCAGCGCCGGTTGGAACGCACACGAGTTCGCATCGCTGTCCGTACCGATGGCCGGCCGGGGCCAGGCGGTACACGAGACCGTGGAGATCCTGCGCGCGCTGTGGCGTACGGAAGGACCAGTCAGCTACGCGGGCAGCCGCTACTCGGTCACCGACGTCGAGCTCGGTCTGCGGCCGGTCAGCCAGGGCGGACCGCCGATCTGGCTCGGCGCGAGCTCACCACGGGCGCTGCGCCGGGCGGCGCAGCTCGGTGACGCCTGGCTCGCCACGTCGCACCTGCCGCCAGGCGACGTAGCCACGCAGGCCGAGCAGTACCGCACATACCTGAGCGAGGCAGGACGCACACTGCCCGCCACCCGGCCGGGGCTGCGCAACATCTACGTCGGCCGCACCATGGAGTCCGCGATCCGCGACGCCGGTCCCTACCTCACGTCGAGCTACAGCATGTTCGACAGCTGGGGACTCTTCGCCGAGGTGCTCGACCAGGCCGGCGATGCGGTCGACTACGAGAAGGCCGCTCAACGAGCGGTCATCGGCGACCCGGAGACGGTCGCCGCGCAGCTCGTGGACTTCGTCGGGGCCTCCGACGTCAACCTGCTGCTTGCCCGTACGCAGTGGCTCGGCATGGACCACCGCAACATCATGGCGTCGCTCGAGCTGCTGGCCACCGAGGTCATGCCGAGGGTCAACTCTGCGCTCGGGCAGGGGGAGCGCTGA
- a CDS encoding acyl-CoA dehydrogenase: MRIVVDETERLLASSVADMVKRRIEPRLAACAPAEPVSKETLAECFRDIASTGYFGVRVPEEMGGTGLGHTLGGTVTEALPAFLAVACIAQEATVYRIALGADEEVRAKYLPGLIAGELIGGSAISEPDVGSASNSVTSTVSSDGDERVLNATKLWTSNGTVADVLVVLAKDERTGDPARVLVDTRTTAVTAEEIPMSGLGRGHLCSVTVHATVPADHVLTSSATSERMTDSWTLNRVSMGLIACALAQAAIDYAISYAQTREQFGRPIGRFQLVQGLIADAASSVAAARLLCYRALSEMEQGRSTVLSSSMAKLFATETALQAILKAQQVAGTYGVSTELPFDQWLRDARMLTFPDGTSQIQQLIIGRELLGLSAFV, from the coding sequence ATGCGGATCGTCGTCGACGAGACCGAGCGGCTGCTCGCGTCGTCCGTGGCCGACATGGTGAAGCGGCGGATCGAGCCACGGCTGGCCGCGTGTGCGCCGGCAGAACCGGTGTCGAAGGAGACGCTCGCCGAGTGCTTCCGCGACATCGCGTCCACCGGCTACTTCGGGGTGCGGGTACCGGAGGAAATGGGTGGCACCGGTCTCGGCCACACGCTCGGCGGCACGGTGACAGAAGCCCTGCCCGCGTTCCTCGCGGTCGCATGCATCGCGCAGGAGGCGACCGTCTACCGGATCGCGCTCGGCGCGGACGAGGAGGTACGGGCCAAGTACCTGCCGGGTCTCATCGCCGGCGAGCTGATCGGTGGCTCGGCCATCAGCGAGCCGGACGTCGGTTCCGCGTCGAACTCGGTCACCTCGACCGTCAGCAGCGACGGGGACGAGCGCGTGCTGAACGCAACGAAGCTGTGGACGTCGAACGGCACGGTCGCCGACGTGCTCGTCGTGCTGGCGAAGGACGAACGCACCGGCGACCCGGCACGGGTGCTCGTCGACACCCGTACGACCGCGGTCACCGCGGAAGAGATCCCGATGAGCGGCCTCGGTCGCGGTCACCTGTGTTCGGTCACCGTACACGCCACCGTGCCGGCCGACCATGTGCTCACCAGCTCCGCCACCAGCGAGCGGATGACCGACTCCTGGACGCTCAACCGGGTCTCCATGGGGCTCATCGCGTGTGCGCTGGCGCAGGCCGCAATCGACTACGCGATCTCGTACGCACAGACGCGGGAGCAGTTCGGCCGCCCGATCGGCCGGTTCCAGCTCGTGCAGGGGCTCATCGCCGACGCCGCCAGCTCGGTGGCCGCAGCCCGCCTGCTCTGCTACCGCGCGCTGTCCGAGATGGAGCAGGGCCGGTCCACCGTGTTGTCGTCGTCGATGGCGAAGCTCTTCGCGACGGAAACTGCGCTGCAGGCCATCCTCAAGGCGCAGCAGGTGGCCGGCACGTACGGCGTGAGCACCGAGCTGCCGTTCGACCAGTGGCTGCGCGACGCGCGCATGCTCACCTTCCCCGACGGCACCAGCCAGATCCAGCAACTCATCATCGGCCGGGAGCTGCTCGGCCTTTCCGCGTTCGTCTAG
- a CDS encoding enoyl-CoA hydratase/isomerase family protein — MSASILMADEGGVRVLTIDRAQRSNALDDEASQLLVEHFTEANADPDVRVVVVTGSGDRAFCAGRDLRELDDKAKSQTQIKQPMVAAERNLHETVFETYKPVLAVVNGAAVGGGCELALACDLRIAAEHSFLQLSEAKRGMGANFASVLLPQLLPRAIAMEMLYCGRRMLPDEALQWGLLNAVHPKERLMDEAMTFAHSIARNAPLSLRRYAEMAKKSWGQPISAGLRLNVGPNPYTSKDRVEGVNAFVEKREPHWTGE, encoded by the coding sequence ATGAGCGCGTCGATCCTCATGGCGGACGAGGGCGGTGTGCGGGTACTCACCATCGACCGTGCGCAGCGCAGCAACGCTCTCGACGACGAGGCCAGCCAGCTGCTGGTCGAGCACTTCACCGAGGCGAACGCCGACCCCGACGTGCGCGTCGTGGTCGTCACCGGTTCCGGTGACCGGGCCTTCTGCGCCGGGCGTGACCTCCGCGAGCTCGACGACAAGGCGAAGAGCCAGACGCAGATCAAACAGCCGATGGTGGCCGCCGAGCGCAACCTGCACGAGACGGTCTTCGAGACGTACAAGCCGGTGCTCGCCGTCGTCAACGGCGCGGCGGTGGGCGGTGGTTGTGAGCTGGCGTTGGCCTGCGACCTACGCATCGCCGCCGAGCACTCGTTCCTCCAACTATCCGAGGCGAAACGCGGCATGGGCGCGAACTTCGCCAGCGTGCTGCTGCCACAGCTGCTGCCACGCGCCATCGCCATGGAGATGCTCTACTGCGGCCGGCGGATGCTGCCGGACGAGGCACTGCAGTGGGGCCTGCTCAACGCCGTCCATCCGAAGGAACGGCTGATGGACGAGGCGATGACCTTCGCCCACAGCATCGCCCGCAACGCGCCACTGAGCCTGCGCCGGTACGCGGAGATGGCCAAGAAGTCGTGGGGGCAGCCGATCTCCGCCGGCCTGCGCCTCAACGTCGGCCCGAACCCGTACACCTCCAAGGACCGGGTGGAGGGCGTGAACGCGTTCGTCGAGAAGCGCGAACCGCACTGGACAGGCGAGTAG